Genomic DNA from Anaerolineae bacterium:
TGCGGTTTGGTTCTAACAAACTTGGGTTTAGACATTTTAGCTCACCTCCCTGAAAGGTTCATTTAAGCTTTGCAAACAAAACCACATTATACACATATTGCCAATTTTGGCAAACTAAGGCCCTGGCAAACGCCAGGCCTCTACAGCCCGTCGTTAACGGTAAAGGATCTTTTCGGCAACTTCTTCGGGGATAATTTCGTAATGGTCAAACTCCATCGTGAAGGTGCCACGCCCCTGGGTCATGGAGCGAAGGTCAGTAGCATAGCCGAACATTTCCGACAGGGGAACCATGGCTCGCACGCTCTGAATCCCACCAGGCCTCAGCTCCATTCCCTGGATATCGGCTCGCCGGGAGGCCAGGTCCCCCAGAACATCCCCAACAAATTCCTCAGGCATTACTACTTCCAGTTTCATAAAAGGTTCCATGAGAACAGGTTGCCCCTGATGGAGCCCTTTCTCCATAGCTATTGAGGTGGCAGCCTTGAAGGCCATCTCCGAGGAATCCTCCGGGTGGAAAGAGCCATCAACCAGACTAACCTTCACATCCGTGATGGGATACCCAGCCAGCGCTCCTGCATCCAGGGCTTCCCGCACCGCCTCTTCTATGGCTGGGATAAAGTGAGCTGGTATTTTTTCCTCCCCTACCCTGTTCTCAAACCTGTTCCCTGAACCACGAGGCAATGGTTCCAGCTCCAGCCAAACGTGACCGTAATGGTTCCTGGTCCCTACCTGGCGAACGTAAAGGCCTTCCACACGCACCGGCCTTGTTATGGTTTCTTTGTAAGCCACCTGAGGCTTGCCCACGTTTGCCTCGACCCTGAATTCCCGGAAAAGCCGGTCTACCAGTATTTCCAGATGCAATTCCCCCATGCCTGAAATGATGGTTTGACCGGTCTGTTCGTCCACCTTTACCCTAAAGGTGGGGTCTTCTTCAGCCAGACGCTGAAGAGCCTCTGTCATTCGTTCCTGGTCGGCCTGGGTTTTTGGTTCTATGGCCACTGAGACCACCGGCTCCGGGAAACTAATGGACTCCAGGACTATAGGATGCTCTTCACTGCAGATGGTTTCACCGGTGAAGGTTTGCTTGGGCCCCAGTACTGCCCCTATGTCGCCTGCTCTGAGCTCTTCAATTTCTTCCCGCTTGTTGGCATACATCCTGAGGATTCTGTCTATCCGCTCTTTGCGGTTTCGGGTAGCGTTGAAAACCCTGCGGTTGCCCTTCAGGACTCCGGAGTAAATCCTCAGATAAACCAGACGTCCCACATAAGGGTCAGAATGAACCTTGAAGACCAAGGCGGCAAGGGGTTCCTCCAGCTTTGGATGACGTATTTCCTCCTTCCCCGTCTCAGGGTTAACCCCCCGAACCGGGGGCAAGTCAAGAGGTGATGGAAGGTAATCTACAATGGCATCCAGAAGAGGCTGAACCCCTTTGTTTTTAAGGGCAGCACCACAGAGAACAGGCACCAGCTTGCCCGAAATCACTGCTCTCCGGAGGGCTTTCTTCAATTCCTCCGGTGTTATTTCTTCCCCTTCAAGGTACTTGACCATAAGTTCATCATCGGTTTCGGCTATTTTTTCCAGCAAAGCCTCCCGATGAATTGCCACCTCTTTAGCCAGGCTTTCGGGAACAGGAGCGCTCTCAGGATTTACTCCAAGCTCGTCTTCTTCCCTGTAAATTACCGCTTTCAGCTCTATGAGGTCTATAACCCCTCTGAAAGAGTCCTCAACTCCTAAAGGCACCTGGATGGGGACCGGGTTGGCTTTAAGGCGATCTTTTATCATTTCAATGACTCGCCAGAAATTAGCCCCGACCCGATCCATTTTGTTTACAAAACATATGCGTGGAACCTTGTATAGGTCAGCCTGACGCCACACGGTTTCAGACTGGGGTTCGACGCCGTTCACTGCGTCAAAGATGACCACTCCACCATCCAGAATCCTCAAGCTCCGCTGGACTTCAGCGGTAAAATCTATGTGGCCGGGGGTATCCACAATGTTTATCTGATGCTGACGCCAGTAGCAAGTCACAGCTGCCGCCGTTATGGATATACCCCGTTCTTTCTCCTGGGGCATCCAGTCGGTGACAGCCGTCCCCTCATCCACCTCGCCCATCCTGTGGGTTCGGCCTGTGTAGAAGAGGATGCGCTCGGTGGTGGTGGTTTTACCGGCGTCTATATGGGCTATGAAGCCTATGTTGCGTATTTTCTCTAAAGGATACCCCCCGCTCATGATTACCACCGGAAGAAAGCGAAAGCTCTGTTGGCTTCAGCCATTTTGTGGGTGTCTTCCTTTTTCTTAATAGTGGCTCCGGTGTTGTTGGCGGCATCTAAGATTTCGGCGGCGAGCTTTTCCGCCATGGATTTCCCGCTTCTTTCCCGAGCAAAGTTTACAAGCCACCTCAATGCCAGAGAGATGCGCCGGTGCTCCGGAACTTCAATCGGCACCTGATATGTAGCACCGCCAACTCTCCTGGGCCTCACTTCCACAACCGGAGCCGCATTCTGGACAGCCTGCTCAAACACTTCCACAGGGTTGCGACCGGTCTTCTCACGTATTATGTCAAAAGCTCTGTAGACAATCCATTCAGCTATGCTCTTTTTGCCGTTCATCATGACCTTGTTTATGAGCTTGGCTACCAAAACGCTGTTGTATTTTATGTCGGGCGGTATCTCCCTTCTGGGAGGACTCCCACGTCTTGGCATTTCTACCTCCTTGGGTCAGTTATTCTTTGGACTTCTTGGGCCTTTTGGCTCCGTATTTGGAGCGCCCCTGGCGCCTCCCTTCCACTCCGGCCGAGTCCAGGGCTCCCCTTACAATGTGATAGCGGATGCCGGGGAGGTCTTTAACACGTCCACCTCTCACCAGAACCACCGAGTGCTCCTGGAGGTTGTGGCCCTCGCCGGGAATATAGGCGGTCACTTCAATGCCATTGGTGAGGCGCACCCTGGCGATTTTGCGGAGAGCAGAGTTGGGCTTCTTGGGTGTCATAGTTCTTACTTGGATGCAAACACCCCGCTTCTGAGGGTTGCCTCTGGGCATTTTCTTAAGCTCGTTCTTGAGGGCGTTGTAGGAATAAAGCAGAGCCGGAGCTTTGGATTTGCTCTTAACCTTTTTTCGGCCTTTTCTCACTAACTGGTTAATGGTAGGCACTTTAACCCTCCTTAGCTTAAGTTTTTTCCCGATTTAGAGCCGCTTCTCTAAGGCGTCTGTAATGCTCAAAGCCCGTCCCAGCGGGAATGAGGCGCCCTATTATAACGTTTTCTTTGAGGCCGCGCAACTCATCAATAGCTCCGCGAATGGCAGCATCTGTAAGGACCCGGGTGGTCTCTTGGAAGGAAGCGGCTGCAAAGAAGCTATCAGTAGCCAGAGCCGCCTTTGTTATCCCAAGAAGAACTGGCACTGCCTCCGCCGGACGCCCTCCCTGCGCGATTATACGGCTGTTGGTTTCCTCAAATTCAAAGCGGTTCACCAGTTGCCCAGGGAGATAATCAGTATCGCCAGGGGACTTAACCCGGACTTTATCGGTCATCTGGCGAATGATAATTTCAATGTGTTTGTCGTGGATGTTCACTCCCTGGGAGCGATATACTTTCTGAATTTCTTCCAGGAGATAAAGCTGCGCTGCCTCCCGGCCCAGGATTCTCATAATTTCTTTGGGGTTCTTTGCCCCTTCGGTTATTTGTTCGCCGGCTTCAATGTAATCGCCCTTCTCCACCCTGAGCCTGGCAGCAGGCGGGACATCGTAAATCCTCTCTTCTCTGTGTTCTTTACGTATGGTTGCCTTGTAAGAGCCATCGCCGTTATTTTCCAGGAAAATCTGCCCTCCTATCCGGGCCGTGATGGTCCCGTCATCGGGCGTAAGGGCGAGCACGGTCCCCTCTTCTATCTCCTGACCATCTTTGACTTTGATTTCGCTTCCAACAGGGATGAAGTACTCATCGGCAATGACCTGAGTGCTAGTAACCTTTACTTTGCGGATTTCGCCCTCCCAGTATATGTCCACGACCCCTGATATGTCGGAGATTATGGCTTCTCCTTTGGGCGTGCGGGCTTCAAAGAGCTCCTCCACCCTGGGCAGGCCCTGGGTTATATCTTCAATAGCAACGCCACCGGTGTGGAAAGTCCTGAGGGTAAGCTGAGTCCCGGGCTCACCGATGGACTGGGCAGCTATTATGCCCACAGCCTCGCCAACTCTTATGAGCCCGCCCCTTCCCATATCGCGCCCATAGCAGAGCGCGCAGACACCATAGCGGGTTTCGCACTTCAGTGGGGTGCGCACGTAGACCTTATCTATGCCAGCTTTCTTTATTTTCTCAAAGGCTTCTTCGTCTATTTCCTCGTTTCGCCTTACTATGAACCTGCCAGTGGCAGGATCAACAATATCAGCGGCCGCAGTCCTTCCTATGACTCTTTCAGCGAAGGACTGACCCATCCTGCGGGAGGATTCTACGTCAATCCATATTCCATCAAAGGTGCCGCAGTCATATTCCCTGACGATGACTTCCTGAGCCACATCCACCAACCGGCGGGTCAGGTAGCCAGCGTCGGCAGTACGGAGGGCGGTGTCAGCCAGACCTTTACGGGCGCCGTGGGTGGAAAGGAAGTATTCAAGGGTCGTGAGCCCTTCCCAGAAGTTGGAACGAATCGGAAGAGGGATGATGCGCCCGGAGGGGTCAGCCATAAGGCCACGCATCCCGGCCAGCTGACGTATGGTTTGAATTCCTCCTTTTGTGGCCCCTGATGTGGCCATGGCTCCAACGCTTTCGTAAGGGTTAAGTTCTTTGGCCACGGCCATGGAAACTTCTTCAGTCGCTCTAGTCCATAGTTCTACGCTCTTCATGTATTGTTCTTCTTCAGTGATTACGCCACGGCGGTACTGGCGGTTTATCTCTTCCACCTGGGCTTCTGTACGCCTTACAATCTCATCCTTTTCTCTGGGGATCTTTATATCGCTCATGGCTAAGGTGATGCCGCTGCGGGTAGCATACTTGAAGCCCAAGTCTTTGAGAGCATCCACCACCTGAGCTGTGGCGTGCATCCCCAGTTTCCTGTAGCACTCTGCCACCAGGTCATTGAGGGCTTTCTTGTCCATAACCTTGTTCTGGAAACGAAGTTCTTCGGGAAGGGCCACGTTAAATATGACCCGCCCAGGAGTGGTTTCTATGAGCTGAGGCGCCTGGTCCGGCGAAGGCTTCGCCAGCACTTTGATCTTGGCGTGGAGGTCCACAACCCCCGTTTCGTAAGCCAGGATTACTTCGTCAAAGTCGGCAAAGATTTTACCTTCACCCTTGACCCCTTCTTCCATCAAGGTCAGGTAATAGCAGCCCAGGACCATATCCTTGGTGGGACCGACGATGGGCTCTCCGCTGGCGGGCTTTAGGAGGTTAACGGAAGAAAGCATAAGTTCGCGCGCCTCTCTAACAGCCTCATCGGAAAGGGGCACATGGACTGCCATCTGGTCTCCGTCAAAGTCTGCGTTGAAGGCAGGGCAGACCAGAGGATGAATTCGGATGGCCTGCCCATCCACCAGCACTACCTCAAAGGCCTGGATACCCAGGCGGTGAAGGGTGGGAGCGCGGTTCAAGAGCACAGGCCTCTCCTTCACCACGCTTTCCAGGACATCCCACACGGCAGGGTCGCGGCGTTCTATCATCCTCTTAGCGCTCTTTATGTTGTGGGCGTGGTTTTCTTCTATGAGCTTGCGGATGACAAAGGGCTTGAAAAGTTCCAGAGCCATATCCCTGGGAAGGCCACACTGGTGAAGCTTGAGCTCAGGCCCCACCACAATTACCGAGCGGCCAGAGTAATCCACGCGCTTGCCCAGAAGGTTGCGGCGGAACCGTCCCTGCTTCCCTCTCAATATATCGGAAAGGCTGCGGAGGCCCCGTTTCCCAGCACCCACAAGGCCTGTAGGCTGACGGCGTCCGCTATCTATGAGGGCATCAACGGCCTCCTGAAGCATCCTTTTCTCGTTGCGAATGATGATCTCAGGAGCTCCCAGTTCCTTAAGTTTCTTCAGACGATTGTTGCGGTTTATAACCCTCCGGTAGAGGTCGTTGAGGTCGCTTGTGGCAAACCGCCCACCATCCAGAGGCACCATGGGCCTTAATTCTGGAGGTATAACAGGTAGCATAACCAGGATCATCCACTCGGGACGGTTGCCGCTCTTGCGGAGGGCTTCCACGATTTGAAGGCGCCTTATGGCTTTCTTGCGCCTTTGAGCCGAGCGGGTTGTGTTGATCTCATGCCTGAGCTCCCGGGCCATTTTGTCCAGGTCCAGGTTCTTGAGGATTTCGTAGAGGGCTTCCGCACCCATGCCAGCTTTGAAAACCGCCCCCCACTTTTCCCTGAGCTCCTGGTAACGAGCTTCGCTCAAAACCTGGGTTACCTGAAGGCTTCGGAGCTCCGCCATCTCCTGCTCATACTTGTCTATGATTTCAAAGATGGTATCCTCATAACGAGCCTTTACTGCGTCCTTCTCCCCCTCGGCCTTGCGGCTCAAAAATTCCTTTTCAGCTTCAGCCTGAAGCTTCAAATCCTCCTGGCGGCGTCTTATCCCTTCTTCCAGGAGGGATAGGCGTTCCTGAGCGGCCCGGTTCAGTCTCGTAAGGTGCTCTCTGGAGACCACCTCCCCCTCTTCCAGAAGGACCTCATCGCTCCAGGGGATCCGGATGGTTTCAGGGGAAGGCAAACCCATAAGGGCCTCCAGCCTCTCCTGAAGGGCTCGCCCCTGCTCAGCGATTTCGTCGCTCATGGAATAAAGGTGCTCTTCAAGCTCCTGAATCTGAGCTTTAATCTTACGGTTGATTTCCTCCAATTCCCTCTTCAACCTTCTATCTATTTCCTCAATTTGGGCGTTTATCTCCGCATCAATCTTTGCAAGGCGCGCAAGGCGCTCTTTCTCCAGGCGGTTGAGCGCACGGGCTCGGGCTTCTTCATCCACTTCAGTCACGATGTACTGGGCAAAATAAATAACCCTCTCCAAGTTGCGAGGAGAAAGGTCCAGAAGGAGACCAAGACGACTTGGGATCCCCCGCACATACCAGATGTGAGCTACAGGAGCCGCCAGCTCTATGTGGCCCATCCTTTCCCTTCGCACCTTGGATGGCGCCACTTCAACACCACACCGATCGCAAATTATGCCCTTGTATTTGACCTTTTTGTATTTCCCACACGCACACTCCCAATCTTTGATGGGACCAAAAATGCGCTCACAGAAGAGGCCATCTCTCTCTGGTTTGAGCGTCCGATAGTTTATAGTTTCGGGTTTGGTAACTTCTCCATAAGACCAGGAACGAATTTGCTCCGGAGAAGCCAGACTTATGCGCACTGCTATAATGTCATTGACTTCCATAAAAGCACCTCCTTATTTGCTCAGAAGCTTTCGAGCAAGATCAAAGCTTCCAAATCCAAGAGGAATGGGCTTTTCTTCCCGTTCCTCTTTGCCAAAGGTGTATTTATCTCCCTTAGCATCGTAAACTTCAACCGAGAGTCCCAGCGACTGAAGCTCTTTCACCAAAACTCTGAAAGATTCAGGCATCTCGGGCCCTGAAACCCTCTCACCCCTTACTATGGCTTCGTAAGTCTTAAGGCGGCCAGTGGTGTCATCAGATTTGACGGTGAGCATTTCCTGGAGGGTATGGGCGGCCCCATAAGCTTCCAGAGCCCAAACCTCCATTTCGCCAAACCTCTGGCCTCCGAACTGAGCTTTACCTCCAAGAGGCTGCTGGGTCACCAGGGAGTAAGGCCCAGTGGAGCGAGCATGAACCTTATCCTCCACCAGGTGGATGAGTTTCATGATCATCATAACTCCCACCGTGACCGGCTGATCGTAAGGTTCACCGGTTTTACCGTCATAGAGGATCATCTTGCCAGTAGTGGGAACAGGCTGTCCAGTAGCTTTGCTGACTTGTATAGCTTTCTCCATAAGTTTTTCTTCGGATACGCCTTCAAGGGGTGGATACTCGCCGGTGAGAGAGCCTATCCACTCCCGCAGGCAAACGAGCCTGGCCAGGCGGTCAGCTTCACGACGCGCCTCCAGAGGCCTCGGATCATCCTCAAAGACCAGGATAGCGTCGGGATCATAACCCCTTTCACGGAGCCATTCCTTGAGAGCACTCCGCCGGGCGTAATTCCAATCTTCCATAAGCTTCTCAGGGTCGTAGCGATCCCCAATCCACTCCACAAGGTATAGCCTACGGGCTTCTTCATCATCTTCAATATCTTGAGGGTTATACTCTATGGACTTGAGCCACTGCCAGGCTCTATCCGTTATTTCTTCCCACGCTTTATCTATTAGCCAGGCCCTCGCAAGCTCGGCAAAGACCTCATCCTGGTCGGCTCCATCAAAGACAGGGGTTATGGCTTTGAACCCCAGGCGATAAGCAGCCCACCCCAAGTGAGTTTCCAGAATCTGTCCCAGGTTCATACGAGCTGGCACACCTAAGGGGTTCAGTATAACCTCGATGGGGGTACCATCTGGAAGGAAAGGCATATCCTCTACAGGCACGATTTTGGAGATTACACCTTTGTTGCCGTGGCGGCCGGCCATTTTATCGCCTTCGGTGAGCTTACGGCGCTGAGCCACATAGACCTTAACGACTTTCTCAACTCCAGCCGGCAGGTCCCTGTATTGGTCCCGAGAGAACTCAGCCACCGAAATCACTACACCTCTCTCGCCATGGGGCATCCTCAAACTTGTATCCCTGACGTCTCTGGCCCTCTCGCCGAAAATAGCCCTAAGAAGCTTCTCCTCGGGGGAGAGCTCTGTTTCACCCTTGGGGGTAATCTTGCCCACCAGGATATCTCCCGGGCCTACCTGAGCTCCTATTCGGATTATACCGTTTTCATCCAGATCTCTGAGGACCTCCTCGCCCACGTTGGGGATATCCCTGGTGATTTCCTCAGGCCCGAGCTTTGTATCTACAGCTTCGGTTTCATATTCTTCTATGTGGATTGAAGTGTAAATATCTTCCTGGACAAGAGCCTCACTCACCAGGACAGCATCCTCGTAGTTGCCCCCCTCCCATGAGATAAAAGCCACCAGGACGTTCTGACCCAGAGCCAGCTCTCCATTCTGAGTTGAGCTGGAATCAGCCAGAACCTGTCCTTTCTTTACCTTTTGCCCCTTGCTCACTATGGGCCGCTGATCTATGCAAGTAGCCTGGTTAGAACGTTGATAACGCTTCAGGGGATATATCCGCAAACCCTTCTCCCCCTTTACCACTATCTGGGTAGAGGTAACACTCACTACTTCCCCATCCTCTTCCGCCAGGACAACCTGACCTGAATCTTTGGCTACGTAATATTCCATACCTGTAGAAACGAGGGGAGCCTCAGGTTTCACCAAAGGCACTGCCTGGCGTTGCATGTTGGATCCCATGAGAGCACGGTTGGCGTCATCGTGTTCCAGGAAGGGGATCAAGGAGGCGGACACACTTACAATCTGCTTGGGTGATACATCCATATAATCTACCTGATCCACAGGCCTAATGGCGAATTGCTGCATATGACGAACCGTAACCCTGTCCGTCAGGAAACGGCCTTTAGAATCCAGAGGAACTCCTGCCTGAGCAATGACGTACTGGTCCTCCTCATCAGCTGAGAGGTAGACGATTTCGTTGGTTACCACAGGCCTTATCTTTATCTCCCGATACTGCAGGCGACTTATCCTTTCAGCCAGCTCAGGAGTGATTTCAGTTCCAGCTTCGGCTATAAGTTCCCCTGTGGTCGGGTCAATGATCCTCTCCCTGAGGATATGGCCCACCAGGTCTTGAGGACGGTTAGGGACTTTGTTTAACACCTTACGGTAGGGGGTTTCCAGGAAACCGAAATCATTCACTCTGGCATAAGTAGCAAGACTTCCTATAAGACCGATGTTTGGCCCTTCAGGGGTCTCAATGGGGCATACACGGCCATAGTGGGAGTTATGGACGTCTCTGACTTCAAAGCCTGCCCTTTCCCGTTTCAGGCCACCAGGCCCCAGAGCTGAAACCCTGCGCTTATGAGTAAGTTCAGCCAGAGGGTTGGTCTGATCCATAAACTGGGACAGCTGGCTACCTCCAAAGAACTCCCTGAGGGCAGCGACAACCGGTCTTATGTTTATGAGGGATAGGGGGGTTACCTCTTCGGGCTCCTTTATACTCATCCTCTCCTTTATCGCCCTTTCCAGGCGCAGGAGCCCCACCCTCATCTGATTCTGAACAAGTTCACCTACAGTCCGGACCCTCCTGTTACCCAGGTGATCAATGTCGTCCTCGCTCTCCACCCCATTGTTAATGAGGATCATCTTCTCCACCACTTTCACCAGATCATCTCTGGTGAGGGTTCGGTGATCCAATGGTATATCGAGGCCGAGGCGCCGGTTAAGCTTGTAGCGCCCCATTTTACCCAGGTCGTAGCGGCGAGGGTTAAAGAAGAGAGCAATTAAATAATTGCGGGCATTCTCCGGGTTAGCTGGCTCCCCCGGCCGCATTCTCCTGTAAATCTCCACAAGGGCCTCTTCAGTGCTTTTGGTGGGATCAGCTTCTATGGTAGCCTTTATGTAAGAATGCTCAGGCATAGTGTCAATGCCTTCATAGAGAGCCAGCAGCTCCTCATCGGTTCCGTAACCCAGGGCTCTGAGAAGGACCGTAACAGGCAACTTTCGCTTGCGCTCAATCTTAACCGAGATCACATCCCGTTTGGAAGTTTCAAACTCCAGCCATGCTCCCCGGTTGGGAATAAGCTTGGCATAGCAAAGCAGCCTGCCGGTTGCCCTTTCTTCTTCTAAAGAGAAATAAACACCTGGAGAACGGAGAAGCTGATTTACCACGACCCTCTCGGCGCCGTTTATGATGAAAGTGCCCTTTTCGGTCATAAGAGGAAAATCGCCGAAGAAAATGCGTTGCTCTTGGATCTCTCCCGTCTCGTTGTTAACGAGGCGAACTTTCACCCACAAGGGCGCTGCATAGGTCAAATCCCGGAGCTTACATTCTTCTACGGTGTACTTTGGTTTGCCGAACTCATAATCCAGAAAGTGCAGTTCCAGGACTTTATTGTAACTCTGGATTGGTGAAATCTCTTCAAAGAGTTCTCTCAGCCCCTCCTCCTGGAACCAGCGGAAAGAATCCAGCTGAACCTGGATAAGATTTGGGAGAGGCAGGATTTCCTCTATTCGAGCATAATTTTTCCTGCCAGAGAGAATCAACTGCATGAATTAAACACCTCCTTCAAATTATAAAGGCCTAATTTAACTTCCAAAGGTGCAGGGGTCAGACAAGAAGCGGCTTCATTAACGGAGAAAACTTGTCACCCTTCCTCGGGCTTTCCCAGGAGACTATTACCCCTGCCTTAGCCATGCAATCTACTATTATATCACGATTTTTTTGCTTGTCAAATTTAGGGGAGGCTAAGAGAAAGAAAACGCCCAGATTCCACACCAGCAGGCGTCCCCATACAGCTCTTAGAGCCATGATTCCACCAAAAAGCCCCGCCGATAAATCCGAATAGGGTGGTCCAAGGGCTGCCCCAATCAATCTCATTTACCTCGGCGCCATCGTACAGGGAAAGAGATTCTCCAAAGATTCATCGGCAAGGATTTGCTGGGCAAGCCAGGCATTGAATTTTATCCGATAATGCACGGTGGAGAAATCAGGCACTTTCGGCATCAACTGCCTGGCTATGGCTTCTAACTTACGCCAGGAAAGACGATAGACACTAGCTATCTCGTATCAGCCTGCAATCTCACCATGCGGTAAAAGTGGTGTAGAAGAGGACGGATGTGGGAGGCCTTTGAGAAGCAGAGATAATAACCCACAGCATCGGTTAAGGGAATCAACTTGACAAATGCAGGTTGGTCCGGGGCTCTAAGGCCCTCCGCGGGAAAAAGCGCAGGTGGTTAATACCCCCACCGTTCTCAAGCGCCTTGGTTAATATGTTCCTGCTCTCCGATAAAGGTCTCCGTTAGGAGACCATTTTGCTAAGATTAAGGTTTAATGCTAAACTTAAAAGGCCTTTAAAAGTGCCAGGCTGGAGGTCGGCTATGGAAAAACTCAAAAGTTTCTATCAGAACCATCCTTTGCTTTCCCAATGGATAATACTGGCCATAGGAATGGTGATTATCCTGATCTTGGCCGCCAGAGACCAGGGCTTTAACCTCAAACAGTGGTTCGCACTAATTTCTGCCACTGTGATCCTGGCCGGATTGTGTGTGTGGATTATAAATTGGGAATAACTATGAAGGAGATATGCAATGCCAACCTTGCTTCTTCGCCACGCTGACCTTATCCTTCCCATGGATGACAATAGGACTCGCCTTTACGATGGCGCTATTTTGGTCCGGGATAATTTCATAGAAGCCATAGGCCCCACAAAGGATCTGCCCTCCACCGCAGACATAGTCATAGACGCCTCAGGCATGATTGTGCTGCCGGGCTTGGTCAACACCCACCACCATTTATACCAGACCCTCACCAGAGTTATCCCTGAGACCCAGAACGCCGAGTTATTCGATTGGCTTGTCTATCTTTATCCTATATGGGCCCGCCTCACGGGTGAAGCAGTCTACATAAGTGCTCTGATCGGGATGGCAGAG
This window encodes:
- the fusA gene encoding elongation factor G, coding for MSGGYPLEKIRNIGFIAHIDAGKTTTTERILFYTGRTHRMGEVDEGTAVTDWMPQEKERGISITAAAVTCYWRQHQINIVDTPGHIDFTAEVQRSLRILDGGVVIFDAVNGVEPQSETVWRQADLYKVPRICFVNKMDRVGANFWRVIEMIKDRLKANPVPIQVPLGVEDSFRGVIDLIELKAVIYREEDELGVNPESAPVPESLAKEVAIHREALLEKIAETDDELMVKYLEGEEITPEELKKALRRAVISGKLVPVLCGAALKNKGVQPLLDAIVDYLPSPLDLPPVRGVNPETGKEEIRHPKLEEPLAALVFKVHSDPYVGRLVYLRIYSGVLKGNRRVFNATRNRKERIDRILRMYANKREEIEELRAGDIGAVLGPKQTFTGETICSEEHPIVLESISFPEPVVSVAIEPKTQADQERMTEALQRLAEEDPTFRVKVDEQTGQTIISGMGELHLEILVDRLFREFRVEANVGKPQVAYKETITRPVRVEGLYVRQVGTRNHYGHVWLELEPLPRGSGNRFENRVGEEKIPAHFIPAIEEAVREALDAGALAGYPITDVKVSLVDGSFHPEDSSEMAFKAATSIAMEKGLHQGQPVLMEPFMKLEVVMPEEFVGDVLGDLASRRADIQGMELRPGGIQSVRAMVPLSEMFGYATDLRSMTQGRGTFTMEFDHYEIIPEEVAEKILYR
- the rpsG gene encoding 30S ribosomal protein S7; protein product: MPRRGSPPRREIPPDIKYNSVLVAKLINKVMMNGKKSIAEWIVYRAFDIIREKTGRNPVEVFEQAVQNAAPVVEVRPRRVGGATYQVPIEVPEHRRISLALRWLVNFARERSGKSMAEKLAAEILDAANNTGATIKKKEDTHKMAEANRAFAFFRW
- the rpsL gene encoding 30S ribosomal protein S12; this translates as MPTINQLVRKGRKKVKSKSKAPALLYSYNALKNELKKMPRGNPQKRGVCIQVRTMTPKKPNSALRKIARVRLTNGIEVTAYIPGEGHNLQEHSVVLVRGGRVKDLPGIRYHIVRGALDSAGVEGRRQGRSKYGAKRPKKSKE
- the rpoC gene encoding DNA-directed RNA polymerase subunit beta', whose product is MEVNDIIAVRISLASPEQIRSWSYGEVTKPETINYRTLKPERDGLFCERIFGPIKDWECACGKYKKVKYKGIICDRCGVEVAPSKVRRERMGHIELAAPVAHIWYVRGIPSRLGLLLDLSPRNLERVIYFAQYIVTEVDEEARARALNRLEKERLARLAKIDAEINAQIEEIDRRLKRELEEINRKIKAQIQELEEHLYSMSDEIAEQGRALQERLEALMGLPSPETIRIPWSDEVLLEEGEVVSREHLTRLNRAAQERLSLLEEGIRRRQEDLKLQAEAEKEFLSRKAEGEKDAVKARYEDTIFEIIDKYEQEMAELRSLQVTQVLSEARYQELREKWGAVFKAGMGAEALYEILKNLDLDKMARELRHEINTTRSAQRRKKAIRRLQIVEALRKSGNRPEWMILVMLPVIPPELRPMVPLDGGRFATSDLNDLYRRVINRNNRLKKLKELGAPEIIIRNEKRMLQEAVDALIDSGRRQPTGLVGAGKRGLRSLSDILRGKQGRFRRNLLGKRVDYSGRSVIVVGPELKLHQCGLPRDMALELFKPFVIRKLIEENHAHNIKSAKRMIERRDPAVWDVLESVVKERPVLLNRAPTLHRLGIQAFEVVLVDGQAIRIHPLVCPAFNADFDGDQMAVHVPLSDEAVREARELMLSSVNLLKPASGEPIVGPTKDMVLGCYYLTLMEEGVKGEGKIFADFDEVILAYETGVVDLHAKIKVLAKPSPDQAPQLIETTPGRVIFNVALPEELRFQNKVMDKKALNDLVAECYRKLGMHATAQVVDALKDLGFKYATRSGITLAMSDIKIPREKDEIVRRTEAQVEEINRQYRRGVITEEEQYMKSVELWTRATEEVSMAVAKELNPYESVGAMATSGATKGGIQTIRQLAGMRGLMADPSGRIIPLPIRSNFWEGLTTLEYFLSTHGARKGLADTALRTADAGYLTRRLVDVAQEVIVREYDCGTFDGIWIDVESSRRMGQSFAERVIGRTAAADIVDPATGRFIVRRNEEIDEEAFEKIKKAGIDKVYVRTPLKCETRYGVCALCYGRDMGRGGLIRVGEAVGIIAAQSIGEPGTQLTLRTFHTGGVAIEDITQGLPRVEELFEARTPKGEAIISDISGVVDIYWEGEIRKVKVTSTQVIADEYFIPVGSEIKVKDGQEIEEGTVLALTPDDGTITARIGGQIFLENNGDGSYKATIRKEHREERIYDVPPAARLRVEKGDYIEAGEQITEGAKNPKEIMRILGREAAQLYLLEEIQKVYRSQGVNIHDKHIEIIIRQMTDKVRVKSPGDTDYLPGQLVNRFEFEETNSRIIAQGGRPAEAVPVLLGITKAALATDSFFAAASFQETTRVLTDAAIRGAIDELRGLKENVIIGRLIPAGTGFEHYRRLREAALNREKT